In Torulaspora globosa chromosome 1, complete sequence, a genomic segment contains:
- the GIS4 gene encoding Gis4p (ancestral locus Anc_5.526), with protein sequence MPRSIRVGDCFDNDDNGVWSWYLSHIRSGDFEEFSRNELKISLLKRFLNTHFGPASRGQCKQNTKILFVSIPDQVHRDLPLLENFLRDYFHLEHLEHIEITRLTQSRVYNHENHYVLIDRVNNFGDPTFLQFASSKWQSQLSHQRARKLSNPASSIDMDQKLCGTVTERSGLSSDSTSSDGTRNLGYGYRREPQFVEVNSIQSESTTEPADSNCRAEDDIGDGDSASVVLNFSHSLLRRRIEARKLAALKEQQRTKNVEDDEQSSSMPDGSCTIYSPPISENVSINSFEESINDRRSYSGQPISLTITRNEETNNESSDESQEEKTSDVSSISESMNSLESATSFGEDCDLDNGSESSDYSVLSILPSISISDAMGHFRLVLQSTLLQNPETKEIYTAIRQSNNQPAVADVEDDWLLYDSHFSMNNLQMLTLQDLLDANRSFPKIIFYSMIVVSDEQEELLNLSNTHNGLESSSQMTLQRATNATPAVPRVNSTISVSEDPQEFYASIDDVKASFSKQSGPQTYAATRVQSNATAGHISVRRVNSIGDWAFSHNSDPRISDREKRHNTNGIDTHAESNKQGIQWLSLNKPPSRNRLSKVSTVGSLNVVERSKSTPLPGSLNDMDGECKHWKDKITAFRRKKAQRGHGNERDCVIM encoded by the coding sequence ATGCCTAGGTCGATCAGAGTCGGAGATTGTTTCGATAATGACGATAATGGGGTGTGGTCGTGGTATCTGAGTCACATTAGGAGCGGcgattttgaagagttcagCAGGAATGAGCTGAAGATCTCGCTGCTCAAAAGATTTCTGAACACGCATTTTGGACCGGCAAGCCGCGGGCAGTGCAAGCAGAATACGAAGATTCTGTTTGTGTCGATCCCCGACCAGGTTCACCGGGACCTCCCCCTGCTGGAGAATTTTTTGCGAGATTACTTCCATCTGGAGCATCTGGAGCATATCGAGATCACCAGGCTGACGCAATCGAGGGTGTACAACCATGAAAACCACTACGTTTTAATCGATAGGGTGAATAATTTTGGTGACCCGACTTTTCTGCAGTTCGCGAGCTCCAAGTGGCAGTCGCAGCTGTCGCATCAGCGGGCCCGCAAGCTTTCGAACCCTGCCTCCAGCATTGACATGGATCAGAAACTCTGTGGTACGGTCACGGAGCGCAGTGGTTTGAGTTCAGACTCGACGTCATCGGACGGCACTCGAAATCTCGGCTACGGGTACAGGAGAGAGCCGCAATTCGTGGAAGTGAATTCCATACAGTCGGAAAGCACGACTGAACCGGCTGATTCGAATTGCCGCGCTGAGGATGACATAGGAGATGGTGACAGTGCGTCGGTAGTCCTCAATTTTTCTCACTCGTTGCTGCGAAGGCGGATTGAAGCGAGGAAACTTGCAGCATTAAAAGAACAACAGCGAACAAAAAATGTCGAGGACGATGAACAGTCTTCGTCGATGCCAGACGGCAGTTGCACCATTTACAGCCCGCCGATCTCAGAAAATGTCTCGATTAACAGTTTCGAAGAGAGCATAAACGACCGAAGGAGCTACTCAGGTCAACCGATATCTCTCACAATAACcagaaatgaagaaacaaaTAATGAGAGTTCTGATGAGTCTCAGGAAGAGAAAACGTCAGACGTATCAAGCATTAGTGAATCGATGAATAGCTTGGAGTCTGCTACTTCTTTCGGTGAGGATTGCGATCTTGATAATGGAAGCGAGTCGTCAGATTACTCTGTGCTTTCTATTTTACCGTCAATCTCGATAAGTGATGCCATGGGACACTTTCGGCTGGTTTTGCAATCCACGTTATTGCAGAATCCTGAGACTAAAGAAATTTATACAGCAATCCGGCAGTCCAACAATCAGCCTGCCGTAGCGGATGTGGAAGATGACTGGCTTTTATACGATTCTCATTTCTCCATGAATAACCTTCAAATGCTTACTTTGCAAGATCTACTTGACGCTAACAGGTCTTTCCCAAAAATTATATTCTACAGCATGATTGTTGTATCTGACGAGCAGGAAGAGCTGTTAAACCTCAGCAACACGCACAATGGACTGGAATCGTCTTCTCAAATGACTCTACAGCGAGCAACAAACGCGACACCCGCGGTACCGAGAGTGAATTCCACTATTTCAGTATCCGAAGACCCGCAAGAGTTTTACGCTAGCATAGATGACGTTAAGGCGTCATTCTCAAAACAGTCGGGCCCTCAAACGTATGCTGCCACAAGGGTGCAGTCCAACGCCACAGCAGGTCATATTTCTGTTCGTAGAGTCAACAGTATAGGCGACTGGGCTTTTAGTCATAATAGCGATCCGAGAATCAGCGATCGAGAGAAACGACATAACACTAATGGCATTGATACGCATGCAGAGTCTAACAAGCAGGGCATACAATGGTTATCGCTCAATAAACCACCCTCAAGAAACCGTCTATCAAAGGTCAGCACTGTTGGATCTTTGAACGTTGTCGAAAGGTCAAAGAGTACGCCTTTGCCTGGGTCGCTCAACGATATGGATGGCGAGTGTAAACATTGGAAGGATAAAATAACGGCATTCAGACGGAAGAAAGCCCAGCGGGGACACGGGAATGAAAGGGATTGTGTAATAATGTAG
- the SIP1 gene encoding Sip1p (ancestral locus Anc_5.527) — protein MGNTPSVQQQQQYQQHANAANGQADAIPPFKPGNYASDIVNSRQQSITSQLFPSRNTRHLKSKKIGSKRDNIYHSHTPSLFKSDYSMENTVKEARESGGSTENINNNMAGLSLKPSHDNGQVPSFLTPGHSTPTVQPTRQDAVPAADLQNRLKNSLKSPRQFQDAATQNRPSVVALKKNLMNDSEASSTSPRSPSADNSGSECVDIYSALHLQLPKSPASKTNDENNDADADTSDLDDISDDGYLQCEDVVLNQSFLQNVLRRDMKRKRPKNAKEKLGNTSLVEQSKIDKNAFSYESLENGNLPESKKLKSLGYGTDLPSFQSTSNPTTKEARNDRFDGFDHLHHDLGFNRIDSFEKGSIEHRETERMSPKRHNSSSISPSTSSVLSNAEPEKVHVILKWRDPIEDPSKCKITVISTDIASALNFDPSDKSFHGTFSMEFDENDRTFYVPDLWLPPGIYKFQFIINGEIRHSNALPSATDSVGNIVNWFEVLPGYEKVEPYRNEIEVPNYPHQISEPDNSHRNPSPSQGTLLEPVPNRGERPLLAARHTSSYSNRPERSGTPYSDYTGVSRCNSAMRKSPMMQQTSSSIDLITALKPKKYEYSNEIPELFKAGNFLGQNDENEFPTPPQPPAEPPSYDQPSFLQNVVDCNQDNLFANLQQGGLLDAETAEQLFLDKYPVPDLPVYLNSTYLNKIFNEFQKPNYLSGNSNGLNHIIPHVNLNHLLTSSIREEMISVGCTTRYEGKFITQIIYAPCYYASGSKKESNGN, from the coding sequence ATGGGTAACACGCCTTcggttcagcagcagcagcaatatCAGCAACATGCTAATGCTGCTAATGGTCAAGCCGATGCCATCCCTCCGTTTAAGCCAGGAAATTACGCTTCAGATATTGTTAACAGCAGACAACAGAGTATCACGTCGCAGCTCTTCCCCAGCAGGAATACAAGACACCTgaaatccaagaagatcggCAGCAAGCGGGATAATATTTATCATTCTCACACTCCCTCTTTGTTCAAGTCCGATTATTCAATGGAAAACACAGTAAAGGAGGCCAGAGAGAGCGGGGGATCTACGGAGAACATTAATAATAACATGGCAGGATTGTCCTTAAAACCTTCCCATGATAATGGCCAAGTGCCTTCTTTCTTAACTCCCGGCCATTCTACCCCGACGGTTCAGCCAACTAGACAGGATGCAGTGCCTGCGGCGGATTTGCAAAATAGACTGAAGAATAGTTTAAAGAGCCCAAGGCAGTTCCAGGATGCTGCTACTCAGAATAGACCGAGTGTTGTGgctctcaagaagaatctaATGAATGATAGCGAGGCGAGCTCTACGAGTCCGAGATCCCCATCTGCAGATAACAGTGGATCAGAGTGCGTCGATATCTACAGTGCTCTGCATCTTCAGTTACCAAAGAGTCCGGCCAGCAAAACGAACGACGAAAATAACGATGCAGATGCGGATACGTCCGATCTGGACGACATCAGTGACGATGGCTATTTACAATGCGAAGATGTGGTGTTAAACCAGTCGTTTCTACAAAATGTCTTAAGAAGGGATATGAAACGGAAGAGGCCAAAGAATGCCAAAGAAAAACTAGGTAATACAAGCCTCGTTGAACAATCGAAGATTGATAAGAATGCATTTTCCTACGAAAGCCTAGAAAATGGGAATCTGCCTGAGTCAAAGAAGCTAAAATCATTAGGATATGGCACTGATTTGCCCTCTTTTCAGTCTACTTCCAATCCGACCACCAAAGAAGCAAGGAATGACAGATTTGATGGTTTTGACCACCTGCACCACGATTTAGGCTTTAACAGAATCGATTCCTTTGAGAAAGGTTCTATTGAGCATAGGGAGACTGAGCGCATGTCACCAAAGAGACATAACTCGTCTTCGATATCACCATCTACCAGCTCTGTACTTTCAAATGCGGAGCCGGAAAAGGTTCATGTTATCCTGAAGTGGCGAGATCCAATCGAAGATCCTTCCAAGTGCAAAATAACGGTGATAAGCACTGATATTGCATCCGCTTTGAACTTCGATCCATCCGACAAGTCTTTTCATGGTACGTTTTCAATGGAgtttgatgaaaatgaCAGGACATTTTACGTCCCTGATTTGTGGTTGCCACCAGGGATTTATAAGTTTCAGTTCATCATTAACGGTGAAATAAGGCATTCCAATGCTCTTCCTTCAGCAACAGATTCAGTGGGTAACATAGTCAATTGGTTCGAAGTACTTCCCGGTTATGAGAAAGTTGAGCCTTACAGAAATGAAATCGAAGTTCCCAATTACCCACATCAAATTAGCGAGCCTGATAACAGCCACCGAAACCCTTCTCCCTCTCAAGGAACCTTGCTGGAACCTGTACCCAATAGAGGAGAGAGACCTCTTTTAGCCGCTCGACATACATCTTCGTATTCGAATAGGCCGGAGAGGTCAGGGACACCGTATTCAGACTACACGGGTGTCAGTCGCTGTAACTCGGCAATGAGAAAATCCCCAATGATGCAACAAACATCAAGCAGCATAGATCTCATAACAGCTTTAAAGCCCAAGAAATATGAATATTCCAATGAAATACCCGAACTATTCAAAGCTGGTAATTTCCTAGGTCAgaacgatgaaaatgaaTTTCCCACACCGCCACAGCCACCTGCGGAACCACCCTCATATGATCAGCCCAGCTTCTTACAGAACGTAGTGGACTGTAATCAAGATAATCTTTTTGCAAATCTCCAGCAAGGTGGGCTTTTGGACGCGGAAACTGCTGAACAACTATTCCTGGATAAATATCCAGTACCAGACCTTCCTGTATATTTGAATTCCACTTATCTGAATAAGATATTCAATGAATTCCAGAAACCCAACTATTTAAGCGGGAATTCTAACGGTTTGAATCATATCATTCCTCATGTTAATCTGAATCACTTATTAACTAGCAGCATCAGGGAAGAGATGATCAGTGTGGGCTGCACGACCAGATATGAAGGCAAATTCATTACACAGATAATATACGCACCTTGCTACTACGCAAGTGGAAGTAAGAAGGAAAGCAATGGGAACTGA
- a CDS encoding uncharacterized protein (ancestral locus Anc_5.528) — MSIQTVKRPLELGNDAAYSNELDSTEVVKRAETKKKGAKPGRKLLDDEAKNKRTAQNRAAQRAFRERKERKMKELEEKVKNLEQMNQNSMLETEFLRSQLSSLVSELKRYRPEKDSDVQVLDYLAKHEEAEKAGEHGEPYGSVKRDSDDIEANIRRKMDFTFAFPWKGRKDTDAAQFPSPGSSMVSSSSTSVNSSSSMGRRRSSQRTNSENSANSNKNSLSLGSVPIINQTPSSRSNSSSTSGTGWMDNMFYNDDARQLPQFASGSAKNESVGAPLNYDSTLFSNQFNFDDQFDEQVSEFCSKMNQACGTKECPILSNKSLTGLTPVSVGNDATMRTRDLVSPSLLTNSWDTKTSPAFGQTSFPSGGLTPGKLTNEFPAGDGFTFAYDDNDKKKQDLLPFIDANIAFPNEDDEGLFFRENPGENNLFSEFLDDTEANDAVDNFVNDNLINEEPAATSRQQQDKQTPEKDVVPSRDGKLLKCSEVWDRITAHPKYSSIDIDGLCGELMTKAKCSEKGVVVEAEDVQSVLDRHMSKKQPQINL; from the coding sequence ATGAGTATTCAAACTGTCAAGAGGCCTTTGGAGCTGGGAAACGATGCAGCGTATTCGAATGAGCTGGATTCAACGGAAGTGGTGAAGCGTGCTGAGACTAAGAAGAAGGGAGCCAAGCCTGGAAGGAAATTGTTGGATGACGAGGCCAAGAACAAGAGAACGGCGCAGAATAGGGCGGCGCAAAGGGCCTTCAGGGAGAGAAAGgagagaaagatgaaggagctggaagagaaggtcaagaacttggagCAAATGAATCAGAATAGTATGCTAGAAACCGAGTTCTTAAGATCGCAGCTGTCGAGTTTAGTGAGTGAGTTGAAACGGTACAGACCAGAGAAGGACTCCGATGTTCAAGTCTTGGACTATTTGGCTAAGCATGAGGAGGCGGAGAAGGCTGGTGAGCACGGGGAGCCGTACGGTTCAGTGAAACGTGATTCAGATGACATTGAGGCAAACATACGGAGGAAGATGGATTTCACGTTTGCATTTCCTTGGAAAGGCCGCAAGGATACGGATGCCGCACAGTTTCCGTCACCGGGATCCTCGatggtttcttcttcatcgacttcaGTGAACTCTTCGTCCTCGATGGGCCGTAGGAGGAGCAGCCAGCGCACTAATTCGGAGAACAGTGCGAATAGCAACAAGAACTCACTGAGCCTGGGTTCGGTGCCCATTATCAACCAGACTCCAAGCTCTAGGTCTAATTCATCATCGACATCAGGCACCGGGTGGATGGATAATATGTTTTATAACGACGATGCTAGACAGCTGCCGCAATTCGCTTCAGGTAGCGCTAAAAACGAGAGCGTGGGAGCGCCTCTCAACTACGATAGTACACTGTTTTCGAATCAGTTCAATTTCGACGACCAGTTCGATGAGCAAGTGTCGGAGTTCTGCTCAAAGATGAACCAAGCGTGTGGCACCAAAGAGTGTCCTATTCTTTCTAATAAGAGCCTCACAGGGCTTACGCCCGTGTCTGTTGGGAACGACGCGACCATGAGGACTAGAGACTTGGTGTCGCCCAGCCTTCTAACGAACTCATGGGACACAAAGACGTCTCCAGCTTTTGGCCAGACAAGTTTCCCGTCAGGGGGACTGACACCAGGAAAGCTCACTAACGAATTTCCCGCCGGCGACGGTTTCACATTCGCTTACGATGACAACGACAAGAAAAAGCAAGATTTACTGCCATTTATCGACGCAAATATAGCTTTCCCCAACGAGGATGACGAGGGTCTCTTCTTTAGAGAGAACCCAGGCGAGAACAATCTCTTTTCAGAGTTTTTGGACGACACAGAGGCAAACGACGCTGTAGATAACTTTGTCAACGACAATCTAATAAATGAGGAGCCTGCCGCTACATCgcgacagcagcaggaCAAACAAACTCCCGAAAAAGATGTGGTTCCTTCTCGAGACGGTAAACTGTTGAAATGCTCAGAAGTGTGGGACCGTATAACGGCTCATCCCAAATACTCATCCATTGATATCGACGGGCTGTGCGGAGAGTTGATGACGAAGGCCAAATGTTCAGAGAAGGGTGTCGTCGTGGAAGCCGAGGACGTTCAGTCCGTGCTCGACAGGCATATGAGCAAGAAACAGCCGCAGATCAATCTCTAA
- the ERG6 gene encoding sterol 24-C-methyltransferase (ancestral locus Anc_5.529), with protein MSDATELRRRQAEFSKELHGDDIGSKTGVSAFLSKNRSAQKEAVTKYLKHWDGKVDKDAEDRRLEDYNESTHSYYNVVTDFYEYGWGSSFHFSRYYKGENFFAAMARHEHYLAYKAGIQKGDLVLDVGCGVGGPAREISRFTGCNIIGLNNNDYQIAKAKWYSKKYHLEDQLDFVKGDFMNMDFEPNTFDKVYAIEATCHAPSLEGVYGQIYKVLKPGGTFAVYEWVMTERYDESNPKHRKIAYEIEIGDGIPKMFHVDVAKQALTNVGFEVSVAQDLADNDDEVPWYYPLTGEWKYVQTLTDLGTFFRTSFFGRKFTSAMVSLMEKVGIAPEGSSKVTNALEEAAIGLVAGGREKLFTPMMLFVAKKPLDASD; from the coding sequence ATGTCAGATGCTACTGAGTTAAGACGCAGACAGGCGGAATTCTCTAAAGAGCTGCATGGTGATGACATTGGATCCAAAACAGGCGTTTCCGCATTCCTGTCGAAAAACAGGTCTGCCCAGAAGGAGGCGGTGACCAAGTATCTAAAACATTGGGACGGCAAGGTGGACAAGGATGCCGAGGACAGACGTCTGGAGGATTACAACGAATCTACGCACTCTTACTACAACGTTGTGACCGACTTCTACGAATATGGTTGGGGTTCTAGTTTCCATTTCTCTCGTTATTACAAGGGTGAGAACTTTTTCGCCGCTATGGCCAGACATGAGCACTACCTGGCTTACAAAGCTGGTATCCAAAAGGGCGATTTAGTTCTTGACGTTGGTTGCGGTGTCGGAGGTCCAGCGCGCGAGATATCGCGTTTCACCGGGTGCAACATCATCGGTTTGAACAACAACGACTACCAGATCGCCAAGGCCAAGTGGTACTCGAAGAAGTACCATTTGGAAGATCAATTGGACTTTGTCAAGGGCGATTTCATGAACATGGACTTCGAACCAAACACCTTCGACAAGGTGTACGCCATCGAGGCTACATGTCATGCGCCAAGCCTGGAGGGCGTCTACGGCCAGATCTACAAGGTCTTGAAACCTGGCGGTACTTTTGCCGTGTACGAATGGGTCATGACCGAGAGATACGACGAATCAAACCCTAAACACAGAAAGATCGCCTACGAAATCGAAATTGGTGACGGTATCCCAAAGATGTTCCATGTCGACGTCGCCAAACAGGCTCTGACTAACGTGGGCTTCGAGGTCTCCGTTGCCCAGGATCTTGCCGACAACGATGATGAGGTTCCGTGGTACTACCCACTGACCGGCGAGTGGAAATACGTTCAAACACTAACCGATCTCGGAACTTTTTTCAGAACTTCCTTCTTTGGTAGAAAATTCACCAGCGCCATGGTCTCACTGATGGAGAAAGTCGGCATCGCCCCAGAAGGCTCCTCAAAAGTCACCAACGCcttggaagaagctgcGATCGGTTTGGTTGCCGGTGGCAGAGAAAAGTTATTCACTCCTATGATGCTGTTTGTCGCCAAGAAACCACTCGACGCATCCGATTAA
- a CDS encoding uncharacterized protein (ancestral locus Anc_5.530), with protein MPVRYDTKHIDHPVWRDFPTSLADMRHRVIDQPLREVTWFKKEKAAEDESGGDTDIMATDAPDTKGGPAEEDDKRNKYWAIITTGAGLFSDGYINNSISTVSLCLSIIYGDQYLNSRAIQNVSSIAFAGTVVGQLGFGYIADNYSRRAGMLIGTTMLILFTILCAGAWGVGTSGTNAGGLFAAITAYRFFLGIGIGSEYSSSSPAAAEASNLLPAGKRNRYFCWFTNFMIDSGFVVSSFVPLVLLWICGSDHLTPVWRITIGLGALPPLSLFYLRLKYKESAAFRKTKFQKVMPYWTIIKFYWFRLAVVSIIWFLYDFSAYAFGTYSSIIISIVLGEDASLVQRFGWNVVLNLFYIPGAFLGAIFADWWGPRNTLTIGLIVQAALGYVMAGALEHLRKHIAGFVVVYGIFMTMGEFSAGDNVGLLASKTISVPVRGTLYGVAAAIGKVGAFVGSYVFPDIIRNAGGYDTTSGLQAPYWVASSLCVFSALLGYFFLPPVDQESSNEEDRKFLEYLSSTGYDIIQLGYPEDSKVEFGHESSSDADWKTKEKDHTEEIF; from the coding sequence ATGCCAGTAAGATACGACACTAAGCATATTGACCATCCAGTATGGCGAGACTTTCCTACATCACTAGCCGACATGAGGCATCGCGTTATAGATCAACCGCTCCGAGAGGTTACATGGTTtaagaaagaaaaggcagCTGAGGATGAGTCTGGAGGGGATACAGATATCATGGCCACGGATGCTCCAGATACGAAGGGTGGTCCTGCCGAGGAAGACGACAAGCGGAATAAATATTGGGCCATTATCACAACTGGCGCTGGTCTATTCTCCGATGGGTACATCAATAATTCCATTAGTACTGTGTCACTGTGTCTGTCGATTATCTATGGCGATCAATATCTGAATTCTCGTGCGATTCAGAACGTATCTTCGATTGCATTTGCAGGGACTGTTGTGGGGCAATTGGGCTTTGGTTATATTGCCGATAATTATTCCCGTAGGGCTGGGATGTTGATTGGCACTACGATGTTGATTCTGTTCACCATTCTTTGCGCTGGTGCTTGGGGTGTGGGCACCTCTGGTACGAATGCCGGGGGTCTGTTTGCTGCTATCACTGCTTATAGGTTTTTCCTAGGTATTGGCATCGGTAGCGAGTACAGTAGCAGTTCGCCAGCGGCCGCTGAGGCTTCTAATCTGTTGCCTGCAGGTAAAAGAAACAGATATTTTTGTTGGTTTACTAATTTTATGATCGATTCAGGGTTTGTCGTTAGTTCATTCGTTCCGCTGGTCTTGCTATGGATTTGCGGCTCTGACCACTTGACTCCCGTTTGGAGAATTACCATTGGTTTAGGTGCTCTGCCGCCTCTCAGCTTGTTCTATTTGAGATTGAAATATAAAGAGAGCGCGGCCTTCAGAAAGACCAAGTTTCAAAAAGTAATGCCCTACTGGACGATCATCAAATTTTACTGGTTCCGGTTGGCCGTTGTCTCCATAATCTGGTTCTTGTACGATTTCTCTGCTTATGCCTTTGGTACTTATTCCTCCATCATCATTAGTATAGTTCTAGGCGAGGATGCTTCCCTGGTTCAGAGGTTCGGTTGGAACGTGGTTCTCAACCTCTTCTATATCCCCGGTGCCTTCTTGGGCGCTATATTTGCCGATTGGTGGGGCCCCCGTAACACTTTGACGATTGGATTAATCGTGCAAGCTGCACTCGGCTACGTCATGGCTGGAGCTCTGGAGCACTTGCGTAAGCACATCGCAGGTTTTGTCGTAGTCTATGGTATTTTTATGACGATGGGTGAATTTTCTGCTGGCGATAACGTCGGTCTACTGGCTTCAAAGACTATATCCGTTCCAGTGAGAGGCACGCTTTATGGTGTCGCCGCAGCTATTGGTAAAGTCGGTGCATTTGTTGGCAGTTACGTCTTCCCTGACATTATCAGAAATGCGGGCGGCTACGATACCACTTCCGGCTTGCAAGCACCTTACTGGGTTGCATCGTCGCTGTGTGTCTTCTCAGCACTGCTAGGATACTTCTTCTTACCTCCTGTTGATCAGGAATCCAGTAATGAAGAGGACCGCAAATTTTTGGAGTACTTAAGCAGTACTGGTTACGATATCATCCAATTGGGCTACCCCGAGGACTCCAAGGTCGAATTTGGCCACGAATCCTCCTCTGATGCAGACTGGAAGACCAAGGAGAAAGACCACACTGAGGAGATCTTTTAG
- the DYN2 gene encoding dynein light chain (ancestral locus Anc_5.532) translates to MSSLSSNPILKASDISEELKEDVFAISSEAVDKFELERDIAGSIKKQLDVKYGSTWHVIVGKNFGSYVTHEKGYFMYFYIGPLAFLVFKTA, encoded by the exons ATGAGTAGCCTCAGCAGTAACC CCATATTGAAAGCATCGGATATT TCggaagaattgaaagagGACGTGTTTGCCATTAGTTCTGAGGCAGTGGATAAGTTTGAATTAGAGCGAGATATAGCAGGTTctatcaagaagcaatTGGATGTCAAGTACGGTAGCACATGGCATGTCATTGTGGGCAAGAATTTTGGAAGTTATGTCACGCACGAGAAGGGCTACTTCATGTACTTCTACATTGGACCATTAGCCTTTTTGGTGTTCAAGACCGCTTGA
- the SNX41 gene encoding Snx41p (ancestral locus Anc_5.533): protein MNIFADSEEEDNNPFSGTNHLYASGIAAVADGEDDFIPKGIFVEEEEEDVSEVDSGRDKSAVSHKQDDEVHDESFGASSLTANAPFEPYVSLSMSMANGNAGAALPEDNAVISIPEAGDYKDPWGKHAIGYVIKYQGKEIIRRYSEFDTLRQALIRLLPTIVVPPIPSKHPLIKYFLSPLSVENDSRIIEKRKRMLGSFLNNCHAICEIRDHIVFAKFLNPEYSWKNVLNSPPIVILPMNNLLAPPLNPTKPSPLHLLLPAQTALSRLDPKAHNGSSIELETKFAHLEGYLAKYKQALQPLHRILRQHRLHFRNLSALFSELGAYYNAFSLEGNVITSKLSAAQIKPLSNGIEKIGHGFDVNYVSSEILVEKLLTVLEEPASEILQFLEESQRVLLFRKLKKLQYQIIENTLAKREARIKSLKETQHQLQRLEEALLQNARESPTIAKAVKHRESGNLSENADQIESQNAESEQQNLGPTQSSHTQPPKPRKRDKARRSARSSDMEPHLLTEEERQEEIQRLYKEVEKLNDCFALIKKDMDEVNQSSLRSLSALVEYIDRKWTVMLKDFAKAMVCWLRECLNAWQNARQIVSGIEP, encoded by the coding sequence ATGAATATATTTGCAGATtctgaggaggaagacaaTAACCCATTCAGCGGGACGAACCATCTTTATGCCTCTGGCATTGCTGCCGTAGCTGATGGTGAAGATGATTTCATCCCTAAGGGCATCTTTgtggaagaggaggaggaggacgtCAGTGAAGTTGACAGTGGTCGCGATAAAAGTGCTGTAAGCCACAAGCAAGATGACGAAGTTCATGACGAGTCTTTCGGAGCCAGTTCTTTGACTGCGAATGCACCATTTGAGCCTTATGTGTCACTATCTATGTCGATGGCCAACGGGAATGCGGGTGCTGCCTTACCAGAGGATAATGCTGTGATTAGCATCCCCGAAGCTGGTGATTACAAGGATCCCTGGGGGAAACACGCCATTGGCTACGTCATCAAGTACCAGGGCAAGGAGATTATCAGAAGATATTCTGAATTTGACACACTGCGACAGGCATTGATAAGATTGTTGCCGACAATAGTGGTTCCGCCTATTCCCTCGAAACATCCGTTGATCAAGTACTTTCTAAGTCCTTTATCAGTCGAGAACGACTCGAGGATCAtagagaagagaaaaaggATGTTGGGGTCGTTCCTGAATAACTGCCATGCTATATGCGAAATCAGGGACCATATAGTATTCGCCAAGTTCCTGAATCCGGAGTATTCGTGGAAGAATGTCTTGAACTCCCCACCAATCGTGATTTTACCAATGAACAATCTGCTGGCGCCACCTTTGAATCCGACGAAACCAAGCCCGCTACATCTATTGCTGCCAGCTCAAACGGCGTTATCAAGGCTGGATCCGAAAGCGCACAATGGGAGCAGCATTGAGCTGGAGACGAAATTTGCTCACCTGGAAGGGTATCTAGCGAAATACAAACAAGCGCTACAGCCTCTGCACAGGATTCTTAGACAGCATCGACTTCATTTTCGCAATTTATCGGCGTTGTTCTCTGAGCTCGGGGCCTACTACAATGCGTTCAGCTTGGAAGGTAATGTCATCACATCGAAATTGTCAGCCGCCCAAATAAAACCGCTCTCAAACGGGATAGAGAAGATAGGACACGGATTTGATGTTAATTATGTGAGCTCCGAAATCTTGGTTGAGAAATTACTGACAGTGCTGGAAGAGCCAGCGAGCGAGATACTGCAATTTCTTGAGGAATCACAAAGGGTACTTCTTTtcaggaagctgaagaagttgcAGTATCAAATAATAGAAAATACTCTGGCTAAAAGAGAGGCTCGAATaaagagcttgaaagaGACTCAACATCAGTTGCAAAGACTCGAAGAGGCCTTATTGCAAAACGCAAGAGAATCTCCAACGATTGCCAAAGCCGTCAAGCATCGAGAATCTGGTAACCTCAGCGAAAATGCAGACCAGATTGAATCTCAAAATGCCGAGTCTGAACAACAGAATCTAGGGCCCACGCAATCCTCCCATACGCAGCCGCCGAAGCCGAGGAAAAGAGACAAAGCCAGAAGATCTGCTCGCTCAAGTGACATGGAACCTCATCTGTTgaccgaagaagagagacaagaagagataCAAAGGCTATacaaagaagttgaaaaaCTAAACGATTGTTTTGCGCTTATTAAGAAAGACATGGACGAAGTTAACCAATCCTCGCTACGAAGCTTATCTGCTCTAGTCGAATACATTGACAGGAAATGGACTGTGATGCTTAAAGATTTCGCAAAAGCTATGGTTTGCTGGCTAAGAGAGTGCTTAAACGCATGGCAAAACGCAAGGCAGATCGTCAGTGGCATCGAGCCCTGA